CCCCCATTCAATTTCCCTCAAATTAACACCATATCTCTCTTCATCTTACCAAACATTCGGTTTAATGTTCTATGATTTTCTGCGATGTTATACTTGGGAGTAAACCCTAACCACGCACACTTTCCTTCCAGTTGAGAATATGACTCACGCAGTTTACCCgaatgaaacagaaactgcATCAGCCGGCAACCAATTCTGTTTTGCCCTCTGTTTGAATGGTGTTTCTCCAGCATACATCGATCACCCTCGACCTATACGACCATATCAGCGCGTGCAAAAATAATACTGGCCAGCTTTTCTGTTGCTAACATTAGCTGCAGGCGAATTCAGTAATCTGTCAAATAGCCACCTAGCCGGCTAATTTCATGGTTCTCCTTCGCGTTGGTTCAATACAATGACAAGGACACAAACGAATCCACAGAGGCAAATAAAAGACTTTTCTTGCTTTCGATGATACATCACTAATTTAGGATAAGGTTAGGTTCAGCTGCCTGcttacaaaaaaaggaaacaccaTTGTTAGCGACCGCAATAGAAATTAGCCAGTTAGCATGACCTCCCTGCCCTACGCTGCAGTGGCCTCTCCAtactggctagctaactagctactacCGCAGCTAACTGGACAGGGTAGGTGCAATTACTGTATCCATGAAACAACGCCTTCCTCCGGACCGCTTGATCGATGTCGGGATTTATGTAGGACATCTGCATCAAATATCCCATACACAGCGGCGCAGCGTTCGTATATTACCAAGTTTCACGGCGCTGTCAGCAAGGCAGCGGTCCCACTTCTGACCCAATTCTTTCTCAGACATGTTTGCACGGTCGCGTGCTGGCAGGAAAACTCGCGAGATGTTCTTCCGATTTCCAAGGAGGCAGTTATTGCTGGGGTTATTACGCTGGAACGTGCAAGGTTAGCcaattaacgttagctaatgcTACTATATTTATAAAGAATTATAATTCGAGTGAACTCCAAAGTGTAattatacatgtaaaattatacaCATGAATGTAATATCGAAGGAATTTATGAGGAAATTTATTAAAGGCGTTTTTGTAGCTAGATTGATAGCTAGCTATGAAGTTAATCAAAGTTATGTTGAGTTACATGATAAATGCAATGGATGCTGACTCCAGACACCAAGCTTATAAAATTAAAGGttcataattattaaattatttaagtattttattttcttaaaaattgAATTACATGCAATCTGAATCAGTCAATTAGTAGAAAGTCTAGAAATGATATTGaagaaaacacatgcaaaagCTATAACatcaaataatatataatataatatcattTTTGCATAACAAGCATATCATTCATCATATTGTTACAACTGAGCTTTATTTTAACAAAGAAATACCCTATAAAGAATCATGTTATTCCAGAATCCACCATTATGTAGAACATGGTAATATATTGTACATTAAACTGTATTAttaagtgtttattttacagataaACCCACAACTCaccccattttaaaatgtttaaagacataaatcttttacattacacttacactacagacactcttatccagagcgacttccagcacaaaagaacagaagtgtatccattcaagttgagtgagtaacagtgtcagaccggggtaaaaacactcccagaccagaaAGTGTGAAcgtaacactgttcaagccctaccacaaattaatttgtgcaacctgactatACAAGGAGAGCCAAATATATTACCAGACATCatagtcactagatcacagaatcgAAAACACATCCCAATACTACACAtacaataaacagcaagtaatataAGCAGCAGGCGTTAGGGtgtggggattgaggtggaactgagacgcagtctgaagaggtgggtcctaagtctgcatcagaagataGCTGGCAATTCTGTGGTCCTGAccctgtgggaagttcattccaccactgactGCTACAGATAGGTATCGTGTCGTGGAGGAGCGACCCCATTGGGATAGGCCAGTCtgttgccccatggttgcagagtgtagtgatctttaatattaaaattttgaTCCATTGACCACTAGAAGGGCTTGGAGCCAATTTTACATGCTTACATGTCCCTTTCTCAAAGTGTCAGTAAGACCTGCCTTGATATGGGCTGCAAGAGGTTTTAGTATACAGCAAGCCCATATTGTTAATCTTTCCTGTTTTAACGGTACTCTGTGAAAGATCTTTCCAACTGGAGCTCTGCTCACTGTGAGAAAAGGCATCTTTGTGTGAGACACTAATCAAGGGTAAAAATAGACTCAAAAACAAGAACGACTGGGAGTAATGCTGAAATATCTGGGCTCTGAGATTTTTCCTTCTAGGGTAGTGTTGTAATTGCGTGGGAGTTTGATGTGTTTGCTCAAGCATTCGATGTTCTCCACTGgcaagagggggagagggatgtGAGGGCCAATAGTGGAAGAGGAGGTGGGTGACACCAGCATAGCATTGGCATAAAAAATGTGAGAGCACAGACCTTTATACTAACAAATGTCAAGATAAACTGGTGTGACAGCATGGGACTACAGTCCTTGtccaaaaacaataacatcaaAGAATATTGGGAATTTGTAGGGAACTGTGTGACTATCATCCAGTACTAATGGACTTCATCTGTTCTGAAAAGCAGAGTATTAGCAACTACATCATTGCAGGACTTTACTTGTATatacctgctaaatgccaaattAACTTCATGACAACAATTGAAACAGAAACTCTTTATTGACCTTTCAGAACCTGGCATGTTTGTGAACACTTCTTCCCCGCAGAAAGAGGACGTGCAAATGGAGGAGAGGGATCAAGAAGCAGACGAGAGTGCAAGCGCAAGTAATGTGACCTGACCTGTTGTCACCCATACTGTTCTATTGTTGCGcgcacgcgcgtgcacacaaacactcacacatacacactcgtTTGTACATTGTTACAACACACCACTTTTGGCTTCATCACATCATTACAGAGTTACCACAACTATCTAACGCCTCAGTCctattcctttttaaatttcttCAGCCTCTCCACACAAGGCTACTTTTGTAGATGAAAGCTACGCATTTGCAGCACAAATTCATTCATCTTTGAAGTACGGAGCAAACCGGTTCGCGGCCCCCCCGGCGGACTCGGGGAACAGGGAACAGAACAAGCCGTTCAGATTATACAGACATCAATACGCGCCATTGATCAATGCACCCAACATTAGCCCTGCTCGCCATCCCCTTTTCCTTGTCACTGCTCTTAAGGAGATCTCCTCAGTTCAGCGTTCCTTGCTCTTTACTCCGCCCCTCCTTCCATACTTGGCCATGCCTTTGTtactgctctctgattggctgctagAAAGCGAGCATGACGTGACCCGGAAGTGGATGAACCGTCTGTTCCCCCTCTTCGGAGTCCCCCGGTTGAGGAAGTCAAGTCGCTGACAGGGCTGGGCTCCCGGAGAGAGGTTTAGGAACAGCAGCCCCTCGGAAgggataaaaataataataaaaaaaggaaaaagcataTGCAAAAATAAGCGAACGAAAGGCTAAAGCAGTCAATCAGAATATACTCACTTCCGACACTGAGAGCCGCAGACATGGTAAGACCGGGACGGGGGGGCAGATCGGGAAGGggagctagctagccagctaactagtaAACTATCTAGCCAGCTAGATAACTTTCAAgccaagtagctagctagcttgattTAAGATcgggggcagaggcagggtaGATTGCCCTTTTAGGAAGTGCTCTGCGTAGGTAAATTAGCATGCAAGCTAATGATAATGGCTGTCAGAGTTACCGCTGCAACAACGTCAACAATAGAAAACGGTGTACCTAATTGCTGGTTAGGTACCTTGCGACCTTATTAGCGTCTAGCCAGCTAGATAGCAAGCGTACTGAGTTGGCGTAAGTGCTTTGATCGTGTAAGAACTAACGAATTTGCATGTCTAGAATTAAATGCGGTGAGATTTTTTGGTTTGCGGAATTGACACATACAGTGATAAAGTATGCTACATTTGTGTTGAAGCTGGCTGTTAACAAGGTAGCTTGCTGTATGCGGAGCAAGCGAGCTAGCGCTGAACATTCTTCGAGTTGTAGCTTGAACTCACCAAGTTGCCTAACTTGGAAGTGTTACGCTTCAGCCCACAGTTGTTTTTCATCGTGTTGCTACACGTTTAGATTATCTCAGACTCGATGTGTGCGATTAATATTGATGGTTGTTGTAACAGTGTCCAGTAAAGCTGATAACGTCATGTCTTCAAAGGATATGTGTACTCACAGAGTAGCGAGCATCTGCACAGTGCTAGGCATATGATTGACTGATTTCAGCATTGCTTCTTGTCATTCGCCAAcaattgttttaattgtataGTTCGGAGTTAGACCCAGTAGCTAAAGTTGCCAGTTCTTTTCTCAGTCAATCAAAACCACAGGTCTTAGAGAAGGACTACTGACATCCCCGTCAGTCCCTTCGTGGTAATGTTGGTACCCGGTAATGTTGTCTCATCGTGACACAAACAGACGTAGACTGTCACACACTACGCTATACACTCATCTAGCTTTGATTGTTTACTTTCTGGTATGTCAGAAGAGGGAACAGGTGTCAGACATGACACAGGTTGCCAAAATACTGGATATATGAAGGGTTTATACATTCAGAGCAGGCACTGGCCTTTAAGTGTGAACTGATgactctgtgtttgtttttatcaagggtatgtgtgtatgtgtacttggTATTTGCgcctgtgtgcacatgttgCTTTAATCAGTGTGAATTTAGTCTTTACATCATTAATTCTGGTGGATGTACAGCATACATTTGGTTGCGTTTGTAAAGGGAATATGCATCAGTGATCggaatgaatgtttttcatgttgGTAGGACTAGCACCCGGACTGCCCGTGCTGTATATACTTTGTGCATGTGTAGTGGGTgcgtttttgtttgtgttcaagTAATGCGCGATATATTCCAAGTAGTTTGTCAGGTTACAGtatcttacattttaatgtgtgtttttttcctgtagcaCAGAGATTTCTTTTCCTGTTAAAttaaattgcacattttattaAGTCTTTATGACTGTTCACCTAAAAGGGATCTATAGCCAGTGAGtgacatggtgtgtgtgtgtgtttcacgCTGTACGCTTTTGTTTGCACGTGTCACATGACAGAATGAACAGCAGCTGGATTGTGCCCTCGACCTGATGAGGCGCCTGCCTCCCCAGCAGATCGAGAAGAACCTCAGCGACCTCATCGATCTGGTGAGTGAATAATGGAGCTAAATGGTGGGTCGCAGGAAAGAGAATGAGGAATCCAGCCCGGATGGAAGCGTGTTTGGATCATTAGTTGTCCTCATGAGGACAGAGACATTCAGTACCCTGgtgtacacacgtacacaggtTCGATGACTGGTGCATGTGCAGTGTCTGAATAAAGCTAGTGTGAGAGTCTTATCATTTGTGTCTATGTTTGTAATATAATAGCCAGTGCAAAGAGTGTGAATGTACATATCTTGCAATGAGTTTTGGAGAGCGTCCAAAGTgaggtgacattttcattgtagTTGATTGTGGTTCCTGTCATGTGGTATGTCATATGtatcatatatacagtaccagtcaaaggtttgggcacacctgattaagatatgGATTCAGGAACATGGattcagagacatttttatctaaagtCTTGTGCTtacatgcttgaaatttgtttcttaaacaaataGTGTAGCTGATGCCAAactatgaatttattttttaaaaatattttttggtaCTTTGAAGAacctaaaatataagataattctgatttgtttaacactttttggtcactgcgtaattccatttgtgttatttcatagtttctGTGTCTTTACTGTTGTTCTAAAACatagaaaatagtaaaaatatagAATAACCCTTCTATgggtaggtgtgtccaaacatttgactggtactgtatacgATCTTTGCTCTTTTAATCCTGCCTCCTCCAAACCCCCAAACACTCAGAAGTCCATTTTGCTCTTCTTCCCTTCTTATGAAGAGTAAATGTGTCTCTTTTCTCCATCTGAGGTTGTGGTCCTTCATTGTTATTAGCAGAAGGGTAtgtctctctgctgccccctgtgcacactacagcactgcaaacatactttgtttttgtgaactCTTATGATTTCTGACTTTACTGTTAGTTCCGCTTTCACTCTTCTCTAGGTGTCTTTCTCATTATCATTTTACTTACTTTCCTACATCCCTGCTTTGCTTGAGCCATTAGGGTGAAACGGAGGTCTGCATTCAGTTTTGGAGAGGCAGAGTGAAGTAGTGGAGGGTGTGAGAGGAAGTGGCAGGGAAAATTGATGTTTGGCTTTTTCACCTGAAGCAAGGTGTGCCATTCCCAACCCCTTGCCCTCCCTTATCTCTTTTCCTCTGGAGAAGACAAGCCAGACAAGTGCTGGAGATGATATGCAGCCAAAGCTGCACTCCCTCCCTGTTTGTTCGAGTTTGGGATGTGCTGCTTCTGTGTGTCCAGGTACCCGCCCTGTGCGAAGACCTGCTGTCCTCTGTGGACCAGCCCCTGAAGATCGCGCGTGACAAGGTAGTGGGCAAGGACTACCTACTCTGTGACTACAACCGCGACGGCGACTCCTACAGGTCAGCCTGCGTCTTTCATCCTCTGAGTAAACAAAGGTGCCGCAGGAACAAAGAGATAATAACTGGGCTGGAATCACAGGGCCGTCTGTGCTTTAccctttgttgtttttgtcatgtgATCTCCTTCAGATCCCCCTGGAGTAATAAGTATGAGCCTCCGATCGACGACGGCGCCATGCCGTCTGCCCGGCTGCgcaagctggaggtggaggcCAACAACGCCTTCGACCAGTACAGAGACCTGTGAGTAATTACCTTACataacattactgtcatttggcaggcactcttatccagagtgacttacacattCCACCTAATAAAGTGGCAGCACACCACTAACTATGCATGAACAAGCACAGTGCTATACATAGTGCTGTGATCAAAAATGTGTGCCTGAATTGACATGTAAGTCTAAAGCAATATGTACAATTTAAGGAATATATCATTCCAAATGtaatgctaacacacacacatatacaggtgAAACTCCACATACCCAATTatataaaactttaaaatatacttccactatctatctatctatctatctatctaactaTCTGTCTAATTCCATAGAAGAGAGACAAAAGATCACATGTAAGTCGGGGGGTATTTCACCAGCATCAGCACTTTAACAATACACCAGAACAAAGATTGCAACCAGACCACAAACCTACAAGTGTACCACAGTTTACCAGTTGTGTTTCACCATCATAACTAGAATAGGGACCTGTATGATCACCAGTACAAATAGTACTTGGCAGAGACCATTAAGCACTCCAAGATGTGTGCAAATGTCTACATTAAAGCTTATGTAGACCTGAGTTGACCTGTGTCCTGGGTGTTAACCATCAGCCTATCTCCCTTTGTCAGGTACTTCGAGGGGGGTGTGTCATCAGTCTACCTGTGGGACCTGGACCACGGCTTCGCAGGTGTAATTTTGATCAAGAAGGCTGGGGACGGCTCCAAGAAGATCAAAGGATGCTGGGACTCCATCCACGTGGTGGAGGTTCAGGTGAGAGGGGCTCGGTGGAGATGACACCTGAAAGCATTTGGGGTGACAGACATCATATCTCCTTTTCTCTGCactctcttattctctctcttcctctcacacgcacacaggagAAGTCCAGTGGCCGCACAGCTCATTACAAGCTGACCTCCACTGTGATGCTGTGGCTGCAGACCACCAAGACGGGCTCTGGCACCATGAACCTAGGTGGCAGCCTCACCAGACAGGTAAACTCCCTGTAAAAGACCAGCAGGTTGTACCGTGTGACTCGGCAGCACTTTAACCAGAGGCTTTGTCAGGGAGATAACAGCAGCAACTTGCTAAACAAGAACTGGAAGTTCTAGACAGGAAAATGAACCTTCACTCACTGCTTTCATTAAGCCTGCAGCCCACAAGACAAGatgagcacacaccaggcagacAGGAAATGCACGACTTCTCTTGTCTGCACAAGATACACGCCTCTCACTGTCAGCATGGGCTGCACGACCTGACAGGCAACGAGAGGGATTCGGCTACCCGTTTCCTCGTTGTTTGTAGACATCAGAAGTGGATTTCAGAGAAGGAAGTAACGCGTGGCATTTGTGCACAGTTCGCTGCAGAAGGATTACGCTTGCAGTGGAAAAACAGATGTACAGTGTTGCTATCTTTTTCGCCCACTCTTGACTCTGTTTCCCcccttctttcttccttctcgCAGATGGAGAAAGATGAGACAGTGGGGGAGTCTTCCCCACACATCGCCAACATCGGCCGCCTGGTGGAGGTGAGCAGTTGATTTGTAGTTCCCTTTTTGTTCTGTGATTCCTGTTGATTATTAATACCCACTTCTGTGGATGTAATTTAGCTAGAGTACTTTCTGGCTTGCTCGGGCTTACAGCTGGGTTCCCTCCGGGTTATGACCATCTGGTTCACAGTCCAGTGCTCTGTGCACACTACCTGATACTCAGACCTGATACTCAGACCTCAGCACAGTGCACCATTCTATTACCCATTGTGTGCTCTCTGAAATTGGTTTTTGCTCAGTAGGAggtgaagaaaatattttaaaacgCAAGCCCATGTTTTCCCACGTTTCCTCTTAGGACATGGAGAATAAGATTCGGTCCACTCTAAATGAGATCTACTTTGGGAAGACAAAGGACATTGTCAATGGACTGAGGTATGAACTGATTCCGACTCAAacggtttatttttttttgtacagtaacTCACTGAACTGTGTTTACATGTCAGCAGTGTTGCACTGTTGTGTCCTGTTCCACGAAACAGCTCATACCCTGACTGTACCGAATAGTGCTGGACTATCCTGGGTAGCACTTTTATTGCACTGCACCCAGCTAAGTGTTGTAGGATATACTTCAGTACATATTAATAGGTAAGAAGTGTCCATCATAACAGTGGGTAGAGTTTAATGTAATGGGACAAGATTACGTCCTTCGTGGTTAATACTGTTCACATATATTGTCTGACCATGCAATCAACCTCTCTTTTGGCCTTAAAGTGGAGACTGCTTCAGTAA
This portion of the Megalops cyprinoides isolate fMegCyp1 chromosome 7, fMegCyp1.pri, whole genome shotgun sequence genome encodes:
- the LOC118781274 gene encoding F-actin-capping protein subunit beta isoforms 1 and 2 isoform X1; the encoded protein is MNEQQLDCALDLMRRLPPQQIEKNLSDLIDLVPALCEDLLSSVDQPLKIARDKVVGKDYLLCDYNRDGDSYRSPWSNKYEPPIDDGAMPSARLRKLEVEANNAFDQYRDLYFEGGVSSVYLWDLDHGFAGVILIKKAGDGSKKIKGCWDSIHVVEVQEKSSGRTAHYKLTSTVMLWLQTTKTGSGTMNLGGSLTRQMEKDETVGESSPHIANIGRLVEDMENKIRSTLNEIYFGKTKDIVNGLRSIDSLPDNQKYRQLQKELSQVLTQRQISIQPDN
- the LOC118781274 gene encoding F-actin-capping protein subunit beta isoform X2; translation: MNEQQLDCALDLMRRLPPQQIEKNLSDLIDLVPALCEDLLSSVDQPLKIARDKVVGKDYLLCDYNRDGDSYRSPWSNKYEPPIDDGAMPSARLRKLEVEANNAFDQYRDLYFEGGVSSVYLWDLDHGFAGVILIKKAGDGSKKIKGCWDSIHVVEVQEKSSGRTAHYKLTSTVMLWLQTTKTGSGTMNLGGSLTRQMEKDETVGESSPHIANIGRLVEDMENKIRSTLNEIYFGKTKDIVNGLRSVQTLADKSKQEALKNDLMEALKRKQQS